From the Glycine max cultivar Williams 82 chromosome 11, Glycine_max_v4.0, whole genome shotgun sequence genome, the window GTGATTGTACACATCAATTTGGTAGGAGCCACATACTGGCTTCCCAACGGTGAGGGTCAATGTCTTATCAAACACAACGCAATTCACCTGCAATTTCGTAAGTTGTGAGtgaatttaatattactaaACATATTCTTTTCTAAACACTCTTTGTTATTGAGTGAAATTTATATAGAATTCACTAAATATAAAGTGGAACCCACATAATTTCAGCATGTAACAAAAagtttatctattttattaatgaaaccTATAGAGCAATTAATGTTAACGCCACTTACTAACCTTGTGTGCATTTTCTAATGCTTGCCCCCTTTGATCAACATACCTTGTGTTGCACCAACTCCAGTACCAACCATGACAGCCGTAGGAGTGGCTAGGCCTAGAGCACAAGGGCAGGAAATGACCATTACTGAAATCCCAAACTGAAGTGCAAGCTCAAAGCTATCTGTGGAAGATGGTATCCAAGATTTTGGGTATGCATGCAACTTTCCAGCTAGAAACCAGGAAAGCCATGTTGAAAGAGAAAGAACAATGACATGCAAACTAAGGCACTGATGAGCATAGATGTAATTCCTCTAACTCCATCAATAATCATCTAATGAGCAAAATCAGAAAAAATAGTCAGTAGTACTAGGCTTACCAGAGGAacaaaatatttagaaatatgATCAGCAATTTTTTGGACAGGAGCTTTAGCCATTTGGGCAGACTCAACAAGTCGAACAAACTGAGAGAGAACACTCTCTGATCCAACCCTTGTCACCTTAACGTGCAAAACCCCATTCTCATTCACAGTGCCTCCAATCACCATATCACCCTTCCTCTTCGCCACAGGCTTTGCCTCTCCAGTTATCGTGCTCTCATTTACATGACCTTGTCCCCATATGACAAAACCATCCGATGCTACTTTTGCACGAGGAACAACCTTGATCACATCGTCCTTTTGTATCAACCGGCTATCAATTTGTCTTTCACTAACCACACTTCCCTCATCATCTTGAGTTAACAAGGTTGCTGTCTCGGGTGTCAAGTTCATAAGCTTTGCAATGGCCTGAGATGTCTTTCCCTTTGCCAACACTTTCAAATACTTCCCCAACAGAATAAACGAAATGAGCATAGAGCTGGTCTCAAAGAAATCACTGCCTTTGAAATGCCGAGACAAAGCTGCTCTTTCCACGACATAAAGAGAATAGAAATACGCTGCATTTGTCCCTAAGACTATCAACACATCCATGTTAGCAGAACCTTTGCGCAATGCTTTATATGCCCCAACATAGAACCTTCTCCTTATGATGAACTGCACCGGGGTGGCAAATTCACACCTCAAGAGAGTACCCGTCTTATCAAAAACAATGCAGTCCACCTACAAGAAAATCATAAACATATTCACTAGTGAGTAAATCCTGATAAAATCAAGAAAGCTTTTATAGATAATTTTGAGATGCCACAACATACAACCAAGGAGCAGTTTCTCCATTTTAACTTCTAACCAAGTTTTGAGAGACAGGAAtgaaaaaacacaataaaaatcaGATTATACTAATATCCAATAACAATTTCCCTTCACCCAGCACAACGTTAACAAACAACAATACATCATATTATGAACTGAGAAATGATATAAAGTGAACATGTTACCAACATTAGTACTCCTTTCCTAATTAGCAGAAATGAATCTCAAACAGCACTTGATATATTAATGGTCTTTCCCATGTTTATTTTGTTCTTGCCACTTTATTATCTGTTCAATATTAAGCCCACCAACGTAGACTaagaaaatccaaaaataaagtGGCTAACAAATGTGAAATGCAAATGCTGACCTTATGTGCACTCTCCAATGCTTGGCCTCCTTTGATGAACACGCCCTGAGATGCACCAACTCCAGTCCCAACCATAACAGCAGTTGGCGTTGCTAAACCCAAAGCATAAGGGCAAGCTATGACCATGACCGATATTCCAAACTCAGAGCAAGCTCAAAGCTGTCCATAGAAGACGGTATCCAAGACTTGGGTTAAGCATGATATTTTCCAGCCAAAAACCAGGCAAGCGGCAAGCCAAGTAGTGAACGAGATCACAatcacctgcacagaaaactTCCACCCCTTTAAGCACAaacaataattcaataaaaataaacaaattacttCACTACATTACACAATTCATAATTACCAGAGGCACAAAGTATTTGTAAATGCGATCAGCAAACTTTTGAACAGGCGCCTTAGCCATCTGAGCTGACTCCACAAGACGAACAATCTGCGAAAGAGCACTCTCTGATCCCACCCCTGTTATCATGCTCTCATTTACGTGACTCTGCTCCCAACGCAATGAGAACATCCATGTTGGCAGTGCCGCGACGCAATGCCTTATAAGAACCATAGTAAAACCGCCACCCCAACACAAACTGAACCGGTGTAGAAAGCACCCACCGTGCAACCACCCCAACTGTAAGCATGTTCACGATTTTCGCATCCAGCGCGTCCTTAATTCCAGGAAGTCAGGAACATACATAAGCAGCAAGCTCCATAAGAAAGATCTATAGTAGTGTTTTGTTTCCTGGCGTCTGTGAGAATCTCTCTGTCCTTGAAATTCCAATTCCCATTCCCTGTTTCCTGAATTCCTGGGAGTGTCCGCAGAGAATCTTC encodes:
- the LOC100791624 gene encoding probable copper-transporting ATPase HMA5; this translates as MVLIRHCVAALPTWMFSLRWEQSHVNESMITGVGSESALSQIVRLVESAQMAKAPVQKFADRIYKYFVPLVIVISFTTWLAACLVFGWKISCLTQVLDTVFYGQL